CCAGCTGTTTCGAAGCCCAACTGTTTTTGCCAATCAAATTAAGAAGTCCAACTGTTTTAGTGTGTCTAATAGACTAATGACTTGACCCAAATCACTAAACAAAtataatggattaatgaatatgGCCCAACCTTTTTATCTCGCACTCGGCCTTTTTTTGTGATTTTCAGAGACATCTCTGGTAAGACCGTAAGTTAGGCTCTAGTCTCGAGAAATTTTAGCATATTGTTTATGGTTTTACATTGTGACTCGGGAAGACAAGAATGTCACACCAACACCGGTGAGAACACTCCAAACCGGAAATGTCTCTCCCTTTTGTACAACTATAAAGGTCTAAGCTCCACTATGGATTTATTTTTTTAGAAATCTGCATCATTTGTGAATACAATAATTTTGATCATCTGTTCACTGATTAAATTGTATCTTTACTTAAATAAATCTATTAAATTGAGTAAACATATAATTTAATTCAAAAAGATAATTGAATTCGGATACTTTTTTGGAGAAAATAATGTTCTTGTGGCTTAAGTTTCAACTAACACAACTGTCACAGCCTGCCACAATGACGAGGGTCCCTATAATTGACACCAAATGTCCCTGCTATCTTCAAGAAAGACATTACACACCTTTGTTTTATATGTATATTCAGTACAAGCCCTTTATGTTTTGAAACTAAACTTATGTGGCTAGTGGTCCAAAGTTAACGTGACCCACTCCTTTTAAACACGTGAACATATGCATCTAGAAGACACTATACATCTAGAAAGAGAAGTGGGATGAATCGAATGATATTGTTTATATAATTACAAAGAGTATCTAGTTATAAGAATTTTGTTTAACTTCAGTGACTTGACCCGTAAGAAAAAGCCTTAAGCAATTAAAAACCGAAACAAAAAACGGCCGAAAACAAAATTTATGGATCTACCATCGAAAGTAAGCCATTAATATTTGTTGCGTTTGGGTTactcaaaatatgaaaaataaaccTTGCATTTTTTTCATGAGTAACAAAAAATTAGGGTGTAAACAAGACGAGTCATGCGTGAGGTGCTGTTGATCGAAGTGCTAAAATCTTGAATCGGACAATGCTTAAACGGGCCCAAGCTTATATTGAAGCTCTTTTAATAAACAATCTCGAGTTTTACATATCGAGTTTGACTAGGCTTATATCGAAGCTCTTTTAATACGTTTATGTAtttatgttttatataaaaaCTTTAAATATAGAGgaatagtgtgaggttcattggggaacactaaaaagtggggaaccgactcaaacgaactccgattggactcattccagtggcgttggaaccgtctcgtcgaaccctaactaggatctcttaaccctaaaccctaaatcataacccctaaaccctaaatatgttagggtttggcttttagggtttagctttagggtttagccttagggtttagctttagtgtttagggtttagctttagggtttagttttaggtttagcctttagggttttgcttttagggtttatagtttatattttacggtttagcttgaGTTTTAACCTTATTTTTTTAGCATTACGGTTTAGAgtttaggatttagggtttagggttaagagatcttagttagggttcgacgagccggttccaacgccgctggaatgagtccaatcggagttcgtcttattcggttccccgctgttccccacttttttagtgttccctaatgaaccttcccctagatgaataactaataaataataaacgaaTCAAGCCTAAACCGAGTTCGAGCACGAAAAACTACCCAAAAGCTTAGCACGAGTTTCAAAAATAAAGCTCTAAACGCGTCGAGATTAAGCTCTCTTAAGTTAAACTAGCCCGACTCAAAATTTGACGACCTCACACTCTACTTACGGATGGCAAAAAAAACCCGAGCCCAACAGGTATACCCGCAACCCGAAAAATATGGGACGGGTATACCTGAAACCTGACGCTCGACAGGTATGGGCCGAGTATGTGattagttttgattttttttttacttttttttgtgGGTAgggtacgggtatgggattaggaCCCGAAACCACATACCTATATACCCAaagatttatatttatatttatatttatattttgtggGTTTGAAGTATATGAATAAAACTATATAAAAATCACAagattattatttatttatgttaaaacttatatgtatataatgtatttgaattttaACAGTTATtatataaagagtaaattactttttgagtccctgtgttttactggttttaaccacttgagtccaaaataaaaaagtttaacgccctgagtccctagccatttattttataacgttttgagtccaattttgtttattttataacgatttgagtccaatTTAAAGGTTAaattttggactcaaatggttaatgaaaattcttatagggactcaggtcgttaaactttttgcttttggactcaactagttaaaaccactatAAAACAGAGATTACCCTTATATaaatagggtaaagttcttgtacaaataatcttaacatactaaacatacaaattgaaggaaaactcaaaaagacaaggtgacatttttataattatcaataactatcaaaattactctacaaatatacctaaaaaaacctaaccactccccccacccccaaaaaaaacctaaaccccccaccccccaccccccccccaaaaaaaacctaaaaaaacctaacccccccccacccccaccccccaaaaacctaaaaaaaaacctaaccccccccccaccacccccaaaaacctaaaaaaacctaaccccccaccccccacccccaaaaacctaaaaaaacctaaccccccccccacccaagctaaaatgctaaaaactaaaccccccaaaaaacctaaaaaaataaaaaaaaacacacaaattattttattttatttttttaacatttttttattaaaaaatcgctacttttagtagcaaccaaaaaaaattttttttttttttgctaacgaaatgtagcgattttttaataaaaaatgttaaaaaaaaattgtgtttttttaggtatttttggttgtaactttgatagttggtggtaattacaaaaatgccaccttgtctttttgggttttccttcaatttgtatgtttagtatgttaagattatttgtatttgatcttttgcctttATAAATAATAactatacccgatacccgacgggtaatagGCCAGGTATGGCCAGCCttgggggtgggcggggaggaccaccggccagggcccgatatttcgagggGCACGTTTTTTTATGAAAAACTCGGTATggatatgtaaaatattttttaataggatacacccatacaaacaccaacaaaGTCCCTCTTACAatactatttttatggtttagattagttattaacccaTTTGGCAtcaggtttagacctttagtgagccaaatactcaatttcgttaaggcctaaggacACATTTTTTCGAACTCGAACATGGTACACAAATTCTTAGGGCCAGCCCTGAGGCCAGGTATGAGACACTATTTTACAACCGAGTATAGAAAGATTACCAATACCTGACCTGACCTAAACCCGGTCCATTGCCATATCTAGCTCTACTCCACTCAAATCGTTCACATTCCTACCAAAATTAAAAACCGTTGCATCCTCAAGGGGTCATTATGTCATGACTTGAAAAACACAAGATCTTTTTAGTTTCAACGCAACTTCCTAATAATTGGAGAAGAATATTAATCAAGTCTGACGTGCGCTTACCCAAACCCCAGCGCACATATTCCAGGCCGGCGCGTAAACTAGTCATCCTCCACCTTCATATACACCCTCCCATTTTCCATCTTCACCACCATTTGGCATTTCCATAATTACCTCAATTTTCAACTTCATCAATCTATGGATATCTTTTCATACTTCACAACATCTGACAAGTACGTTTCTTAACTTTCACTTCAATTACTTCTCATCGTATTGTTTCATTTGTTTAGTTTTTTTAACAATGAAACTTGTGTTTTTTATTTATAGGATTAGTTTTGAGGATGATGAGTTTGAAGATGCGGGAGAAGGAACTGCTCTTGCTCTGATTGCGGATGCGTTTGAGGAAATTGCGGATTCGATTAAGAAGGGGAACAAGAAGGATGTTTTGTTTGAGTTGGATTTGAAGCCGTTTTGCGAGGCGTGTTCTTTGGTCTCTATATTGTTTGGTTCGCTCGGTATCGCTTTTAAATTTGCGGAAATGGAATACACATCTAAGGTTTGTTCATCTGGATTTTGTAATGTTATTGTGATTGATTTGAAAAGTCTAGTTTAGGTTAATGATTGTTATCTGTTGATCTACCTGAATTGAACCGAAATTAGGAAGTTTAAAACGGAATAGAAACCGAATTTgaatttggttcggtttttggtTTGACCCAAAAAACCGAATATATTCTTAATCATTTTTTATTAGATTGGGTTgggctattttttttttttaatttagtccAATCCAATTACAATTTTAACTCAATCTTTATTTAACCCGGGTCAAAAGGGTTGGGCTAAATAAAGATTGAGTTAAAATTGTAATTGGATTggactaaattaaaaaaaatattatttgatATTTGGCTCGAACCGAATTCAGATTTTTGAAAACCGAATttaactttggttttggtttttgaCGGAAAACCGattttttttaaccctttttaccATTATTTTGGATTCGGTTGGGTTAAATAAAAGTAAAAGTTGTAGTTGGATGGGGCTAAACTAAAAAAGAAACTATTATTTGATATTCGGCTCAAACCGAATTCAGGTTTTTGAAAGCGGAACCAGAAACCAAATACCCAATTTGGTTTCGACAAAAACTGAATATGTATTTTGGTTCGGTTTTAAAATGTTTGATACGGTGTTGGATTTGATCGGTTTAAAATATAATAATGAACACCCCAAAGATTAAGATAGAATTGAGCTTGTATTTAGATTTTAAATTCATGATAATCACTTTCAGGTCAATGATCTTGCGGATGCAGCAAGTGTTTACGGCACTTTGAGTAAAGTAATCGATTACGATGTGAAAGCCGACACAGTGCAAGCAGCCGAAAGCCTGACTCGCAAGCTTCGCAGAGTTAGGCAGGGTCTTGATCTCATTAGAGAGCTGTTTCAAAACTTTTTGTCTACAGAGTATgcattttttttttatctttttacaTCTTTTAATCATGTGGTCCAACAGTTTAGTCAACCATCTATTATATCATGACATAATGTTATGATGTTTTTGTAATGTTCCAGTGATTACTCATTGAAAGAAGCAGCTTCATCTGCTTATAAACAAGTTTGTGCACCATACCACACATGGGCCGTCAGAACCGCGGTTTCTGCTGGAATGTGTGCTCTTCCAACAAGAGATCAACTTTTGTTGAATCTCAATGAAACTGGTGAGCTAATCAACTTACTTTCTTGTGAAATCTTGATAAAATCCAAGTATCTTGTGAACCCGAATCATGTTTTTTTGTTctaaaatctatttttttttatggATAAACAACAATTTAGCGTTTTGATTTTGTTATGATCGGTGACAGATGAATCGGCTGAGAATGAAATGAGGAGGTATATAAAGGCGTCACTTCCGGTTATAAAGTATATTGATAATTTGTTCACTGCAAGGGGCATCACATTGGATTGGTGATGTTGTTATATAAGATCTCTTATGTTTGTTTTATGCTTTCAAGGTGTGTTGTTCTTAATTCAATTTGTATATTGCCCATTCTTTAATAGGGTTAGGTAAATTGTGTTAGAATTAGCTAGCTTTTGTATCACCATTTTGAATTCTTGGAATATTTCCATATTTGTTCAAGAAAAGAATCACTACCCATATGTATTTATGATTTTGGTTATTACTTCTATTTATTATTCTACCATCTTCATTTTGCTTCTTATAGCCCATCACCATATTGACACAATTTGGTTAAAAAATGTCCTTTTGTTACATGAGCCAGAGAATaaatgattggtgttgataaaCCAGCTCTTAGAGTCAGTGGCGACTGGCGAAGCATTACCCGAAtgacggggggtcgaaaacgtatatacccaaaaatttctatagaactgGGGGTcgaaacgtatataccaaaaaatttctatacaaaactatatatatataacactactgagcgaaaagttcgagggGTTGGGCGCCCCCCTCCCCCCGGGGCCCCTTCTATACTTCACCAATGCTTAGAGTTATATAATTATAGTAATTGTGTTATTGTATCGAAACAATATACCTCTTATGTGACTTTTAAAGTGTGATTTGAGttgtctaattttttttttttttttttttgtgtgtgtgtgtgtctttAATGGTATAATTTGAGGATCTAATTTCAAGACGACATAGACTATTAAAAGAACCAAATCTTACTATTGATACAATTTATTTTTAACCTAGTCAAGCTCCAATTTCTAGATGTTACGGTGTGAAAGCATTCACATCCCTTCCGACAAATTACATGATTATGTTCTTTATATTATaagaaagtggttgtgagtaaaGTAGAGAGACAAAGTTACTCtctatagtttttttaatatattttgaaagtggttacGAGTGGAGGAGATAGAAAAAATCACGATaaagatataaaaaatattatttaagtGAAAGAATAGATAAAatatagtgttttttagtgtaattatagggTGAATATGATGAAAAGGAAATGAGGGCTCTAAGTTTTTTCAAGTTTGGCAGAAATGCACTAAACTAGATCAATTTGGGATATTTGCATTAATCTTTTTGGTGTGTTTGGCAGCCTATTGCTGTGATATTTAAAGAAACACACACTTTTTATAATCTATAGATCAACTCATCAAACCAGTCAACTACCTTAAAACCACCCTCAAACTCCAACACGGTCTTCTTCACCTAGTTGTCATCTTCTTCCAATCTTTGTTCAGATTCGTCTAATTGATCATCATTTTATAGGCTCGAGCGTTTCTCTTTTAGGCATATACATCCGTATAATTACATGATTAAAAAAGTTTGGCACGTCAGTCGCCATATAAGGCGTACTCTTAGGGTCATCAATTGAAGTCTTTAGCGACCACAACATAATTTTTTGAATCAAAACCAACAATTACCAATGGAAGTTACAAGTGTTTTTGTTTTATGTAAGAATATAGATTTTTAGTAGTCACTCATATTTGTGGGAATTTTCTCTTAGTTTTGTATCATATGTATGTTTTGACTCTTTACCAAATTCGGTCACAACCATTGACTTTTGTCATCGTAGAAATCATGGGTTAGTTGCTTACAATAGCTAAGTACTTTGCATGTTTCACTAATTATATATGTATTTATCAATCATAATAATGTAGATTGTTGTTACAATAAATCTCCACCAAGATGTTTAGACCGTGTAACAGTACTGAGAATGGATTAATGCCAAGACCTACAAGATGTGAGAATTGAATTGTTAAAATAACTACCGTTAGTCTCACTACAAACATATGATAACGCTATATGTAACCAAACTCAAATATGAGAGTAAATATGTGTCTGCGAGAAGAAAAAGTATATAGAGAAATAGAAATATATTTGTCAACTTGCTTCTCATacgaggggtatttatagttgtgccccgaattgcaaattgtattatcCTCATATCATCATATGCAACGTCGTCCCGAATAATTCTCGAAAAAAAATTGGGTTGAGGCTAGTAGAAACAAACAGGACCCTATAGGGCCAATTTTAAATAGGTATTTTATGGGTTTAAAAGAAATAACATGTTAATGGGTTTAATTGTTTAAATAAAgcgtatagttttttttttccaatgtatataatataaaaaaatatttacaaaattaGGGCCCCCGGGGAGATCGGCTTGggccatcccccccccccccccccccccaccacttGGGACCAGCCTTGATCGTATGCCATTTGATTAGGACATTATTGCTTGATAGTAGGGCCCACTTTATATTTTGCCAATGATTCACTAACATTCGATTGTGCCTTCCCTACTTGCCACGTGTTCATTATCATAAGTCGGGCTAAAGGTCCTGGGTCATATGCTTATGCTTGATCCAACACATTAGGTAAGAACCTTGTTTTCATTTAAGGAAGTTGGTTCGAAGCTTGTGTTTTGGACCCGCTCTCCAGAACTCATGCTTTGAAGAGTAAGGTTGGTCCATAAATTGTATTATGGAGTTGGTAGCTGCAATGgggctttgggggtttttgaagAGAAACATGATGTGGGGGAGAGTGAGAGTGATGTGAAGATGAGAGATGGTAGAGAAGTTATTGGCTAAGAACTCCTAAAACCTGAGTGGTTGGAGTCCTGAGTGAGTGAGGAGAAAAAATAGTAGAGAttgagagcattcacatccaacctctcattttcaattaaataatagtTTTATCATTATATTTTATCTTTCTTTCACTCACAACTACTTTCAAAATATACTAAAAGTTTATAAATGGTTAACACTTAACAATGTCTCCTCAAATTTACAGATAAACAGTAATATTTTCTATCTCCTATACTCACAACCACCTACAGCCACTTTTCATAAAATCAAATTTAtcgatgaacagtaacattttctatCTCCTATACTCACAACCACCTACAACCACTTTTCATAAAATAAAACCCCCCTCACATAATTTGggggttggatgtgaatgctaTGAGGAGAGAAAAATGTTAGTCGACGTTTTTAGTAAAGAGAGAGATCATGTGAGAAGGCCAAATGAGGTAGTGTTTTAGTAAGAGAGAGGCTGACAGCTTGGCCGTTTTCCAATCCACCCTTGATGACCATATAACTATAGTTATTTGAATATGTTAAGCAATCATCTTATTCAattttaatctttttattattataattacttaacatattttgtttttcatttataACTTTTAATACACGATATTTTATAAAATTGCTAGTACACTTTGTGACGTGTTTAATTCTATGCACATCTCGAGATAAATATTAGTAAAACCCAAGCAGTCAATAGTAACTAACAAGTAATCGAAAAACAAACGTATATGTTATGAAAGTTGTCTCGCGGTTTAGTTTACACGTGTTTGTAATGACATCATTTACTATTTTTATATtttagtaatataatataatgtttaataaaattttcAAATAATGTTATTGCGACCTGCTTATTGTTATCTacaatttgataaaaaaaattatatgaaCGACTCAAATATAGTTGATTTTTTTGTTCTTTACCGTTTACAAACCAAACTGCTACCATCCGCACATCAGTACCAGTATCATATCCGTCTTTATAATTTTCTCGACGTGCAAGTATAAAATTCATTGAAAACATACTGGTATTCACAATAAAGTATTTTTCCTAATGTGACAAACCGAACTAATGCCAGCCTAGCAACATCGGCATCGATACCATTATTAGTTTTTATGAGTTACGATGAATTTAAAACATGTGTCAATATTCTATTAGGCTATTAGGTATATCTCTTTCGATTGCTTTTGAGTGACGATATTTTAATGGTATTATTACCATGGCCGGCCTTgaaggtgggcggggaggaccaccggccaagGCCTGATATTTCGAAGGGCacgttattttttaaaaaaattccgatatgtatatgtaaaaataaataaattaatagggtatacccatacaaacaccaacataggcccacttacaaaactatttttatggttt
This genomic stretch from Helianthus annuus cultivar XRQ/B chromosome 8, HanXRQr2.0-SUNRISE, whole genome shotgun sequence harbors:
- the LOC110872099 gene encoding ACD11 homolog protein produces the protein MDIFSYFTTSDKISFEDDEFEDAGEGTALALIADAFEEIADSIKKGNKKDVLFELDLKPFCEACSLVSILFGSLGIAFKFAEMEYTSKVNDLADAASVYGTLSKVIDYDVKADTVQAAESLTRKLRRVRQGLDLIRELFQNFLSTDDYSLKEAASSAYKQVCAPYHTWAVRTAVSAGMCALPTRDQLLLNLNETDESAENEMRRYIKASLPVIKYIDNLFTARGITLDW